One stretch of Rosistilla oblonga DNA includes these proteins:
- a CDS encoding ArsR/SmtB family transcription factor — protein MSDPNLDDETRCAVYLKALADSLRLQIIRALQNGPLSVSDLALALDQEIGTVSHHLRVLYHADLVTTEREGKFIYYSLNKQVLGGKSKARRGALDFGCCKLDMGPIART, from the coding sequence ATGTCAGATCCAAATCTCGATGACGAAACGCGATGCGCGGTCTATTTGAAGGCTTTGGCCGATTCGTTGCGACTGCAGATCATCCGGGCATTGCAGAACGGACCGCTGAGCGTTTCCGATTTGGCGTTGGCGTTGGATCAGGAAATCGGCACTGTCTCGCATCATCTACGCGTGCTCTATCACGCCGATCTCGTCACGACCGAGCGAGAGGGGAAGTTCATCTATTATTCGTTGAACAAGCAGGTGCTGGGGGGCAAGTCGAAGGCGCGGCGAGGGGCGTTGGATTTCGGCTGTTGCAAGTTGGACATGGGGCCGATTGCGCGGACTTGA
- a CDS encoding DUF1559 domain-containing protein — MAQRQRLGFTLVELLVVIAIIGILMGLLVPAVQRARETARKTQCANNIRNLGLAAIQYEMRKGKFPGYMQHYGDYASGDPLITDVTPGAHAKFGTWAVALLADLDNQPVYEFWTVNKYSLLSTDSAHSSPDGYDSRKIPNMEIFQCPSDIANSNEEYGKNSYVSNNGTFAAAGFPTAGLPTPEIPANGIFNLNAQPTDATGVTGVAWSDGLANGPKVRMENIRDSKAQTMLFSENVQARQWYWVSSAPSTTLVTGGLNGISAGAVEASTGALWWYADSQGAGGASAPADVVKINGGDIYTETLASGALQLRARPSSFHTGGANAAFADGGMRFINDEIDYRVYQAMMTPYGKGSDVPFPEYVLSDEDM, encoded by the coding sequence ATGGCGCAGCGTCAACGGTTAGGTTTTACATTGGTCGAGCTGTTGGTGGTGATCGCCATCATCGGGATCCTGATGGGATTGTTGGTTCCCGCGGTCCAACGAGCCCGGGAAACCGCTCGTAAGACGCAATGTGCCAACAACATCCGCAACCTCGGTCTGGCAGCGATCCAATACGAAATGCGAAAGGGTAAATTCCCTGGATACATGCAACATTACGGCGATTACGCCAGTGGCGATCCGCTGATCACTGACGTTACGCCTGGTGCCCACGCAAAATTCGGCACCTGGGCCGTTGCGTTGCTGGCCGATCTCGATAACCAACCGGTATACGAATTTTGGACCGTCAACAAATATTCGTTGCTTTCCACCGACTCCGCACACTCATCGCCGGATGGCTATGACAGCCGGAAGATCCCAAACATGGAAATCTTCCAATGCCCTAGCGATATCGCCAATTCGAATGAAGAGTACGGCAAGAACAGCTACGTCAGCAATAACGGCACGTTTGCAGCAGCAGGCTTCCCAACCGCGGGACTGCCGACTCCTGAGATTCCAGCCAACGGCATTTTCAATCTGAATGCTCAACCAACTGACGCAACCGGCGTAACGGGCGTAGCATGGAGCGATGGGCTTGCAAACGGCCCAAAGGTTCGAATGGAAAACATTCGGGACTCCAAGGCGCAAACCATGCTGTTTTCGGAAAACGTCCAAGCGCGTCAATGGTATTGGGTTAGCTCCGCACCGTCCACCACTTTGGTTACAGGTGGACTCAACGGTATCAGTGCGGGAGCTGTCGAAGCGAGCACCGGAGCGTTGTGGTGGTATGCCGACTCGCAAGGCGCTGGTGGCGCCTCTGCTCCAGCAGACGTGGTCAAGATAAATGGCGGTGACATTTACACCGAAACACTGGCTTCTGGCGCACTCCAACTGCGTGCCCGCCCGAGTTCGTTCCACACAGGTGGAGCGAACGCTGCGTTCGCCGATGGCGGTATGCGATTCATCAACGACGAGATCGACTACCGCGTCTACCAAGCGATGATGACCCCTTATGGGAAGGGCTCGGACGTACCATTTCCAGAATACGTCCTTTCGGACGAAGACATGTAA
- a CDS encoding CobW-like GTP-binding protein, whose translation MSAPIRFIMIGGFLGAGKTTLIQQLAKRFQADGKHVCIVTNDQAAGLVDTELLKSQGFEVNEVAGSCFCCNFDGLTDAMDEFESRRRPDVILAEPVGSCTDLIATIAIPMMEQLGEKFVHSPYAVILKPKHGLKILSGTGGGFSEKAEYIFRKQLEESEIILLNRIDELSASEVEELKRLVDQQYPGRQVICISAKTGENLDSLHHAFQQLASPRDATMEVDYDVYADGEAELGWLNATATLESTASIPLDRVAVELVEHLRRSLSQVGAEPGHLKVLCSGGDDVSVANLIDSDSSTVLSVSSEAGAAKVTAIINARVRLAPEQLSTLVNEAVAATAKLFDASADVQQLESFRPGRPTPTHRVKL comes from the coding sequence ATGTCCGCTCCTATCCGTTTCATCATGATCGGCGGCTTTCTTGGCGCCGGCAAGACGACGCTGATCCAACAGCTTGCCAAACGATTTCAAGCCGACGGCAAACACGTTTGTATCGTGACCAACGATCAAGCCGCGGGGCTGGTCGATACGGAGTTGCTGAAGAGTCAGGGGTTCGAAGTCAACGAGGTTGCCGGTTCCTGCTTCTGCTGCAACTTCGATGGACTGACCGACGCGATGGACGAATTCGAATCGCGGCGTCGCCCCGATGTGATCCTTGCTGAACCGGTCGGCAGCTGTACCGATCTGATCGCAACGATCGCGATTCCGATGATGGAGCAGTTGGGCGAAAAGTTTGTTCACAGCCCGTACGCAGTGATTCTCAAACCGAAACATGGGCTGAAGATCTTATCGGGAACCGGAGGCGGGTTCTCGGAGAAGGCCGAATACATCTTCCGCAAGCAGCTGGAGGAGTCGGAGATCATTCTGTTGAATCGCATCGACGAGTTGTCGGCGAGCGAAGTCGAAGAGCTGAAGCGGCTCGTCGATCAACAGTATCCGGGCCGGCAGGTGATTTGCATCTCGGCCAAGACGGGCGAAAACCTCGATTCTTTGCACCATGCGTTTCAGCAACTCGCTTCACCCCGCGACGCGACGATGGAAGTCGATTACGACGTCTACGCCGATGGCGAAGCAGAGCTCGGTTGGTTAAACGCTACGGCGACGCTGGAGAGTACAGCATCGATTCCGCTGGATCGCGTGGCTGTCGAGCTGGTTGAACATCTGCGGCGCAGCTTGTCGCAGGTCGGTGCCGAGCCGGGGCATTTGAAGGTGTTGTGCAGCGGTGGTGACGACGTTAGCGTCGCCAATCTAATAGACAGCGATTCGTCGACCGTGCTGTCGGTCTCCAGTGAAGCTGGCGCCGCCAAGGTGACGGCGATCATCAACGCTCGCGTCCGTCTGGCTCCAGAGCAACTGAGCACGCTCGTCAACGAAGCCGTGGCCGCAACGGCCAAGCTGTTCGATGCGTCCGCCGACGTTCAGCAGCTGGAGAGTTTCCGTCCGGGGCGTCCGACGCCAACGCATCGCGTCAAGTTGTAA
- a CDS encoding ferritin-like domain-containing protein translates to MASQELIAHLNEILKHEWTGVAQYSQAAFIIEGVWREVYAERFLGDAKESFGHAQLIGDKIVALGGVPVATRNEIQQSRDLQEVLQFSLEFESKAVDMYEKALDLAEGNRPLVIFLEDILNDEQEGVDEYTKLLRNSTAAGAAATHSAKKSG, encoded by the coding sequence ATGGCAAGCCAAGAACTCATCGCGCACCTGAACGAAATCCTGAAACACGAGTGGACCGGCGTAGCCCAATACTCGCAAGCCGCTTTCATCATCGAAGGTGTGTGGCGCGAAGTTTACGCCGAACGTTTCCTCGGCGACGCAAAAGAATCGTTTGGACACGCGCAATTGATCGGCGACAAGATCGTCGCTCTCGGCGGTGTCCCCGTCGCGACTCGCAACGAGATTCAACAATCGCGCGACCTGCAAGAGGTTTTGCAGTTCAGCCTTGAATTCGAATCCAAAGCTGTCGACATGTACGAAAAAGCACTCGACCTCGCCGAAGGAAATCGCCCGCTGGTAATCTTCCTCGAAGACATCCTCAACGACGAACAAGAGGGCGTCGACGAATACACCAAGCTGCTGCGAAATTCAACAGCCGCCGGTGCCGCTGCGACCCACTCGGCTAAGAAGTCGGGCTAA
- a CDS encoding Lpg1974 family pore-forming outer membrane protein, whose product MGIRNLLKGLALLCSGVLSIHAAQAQEVFQNHDVLPIASAIDDAGEIQQVGFNSMCCDGNCDNCDICQTSPCDDGFADALCTPPWWAHRTGVFGEFLYLRPGDTDTVYAIEQNDTTAGAFPTGPIGTTAVDFSAGFRVGAMLANTYTTSLVVAYTHWEGDTQDSIARNGTNVLNSQIIHPSTLTTGGNSLRSSASSSISFDQIDGIYRHKLFCTDTTIFNWSGGFRYGQMEQGLLAQQDISVATGLVTVDTDIDFNGFGLLMGIDAERRSCKTGMLCYTKGVASFLGGEWTGTYRQANQFGGGVVANQYEDFRITPVLEAGLGVGWQSDSGCIRATAGYTATCWYNALSTRSYVDAVRSGSYVDVDESIAFVGLTSQLEFRF is encoded by the coding sequence ATGGGGATACGGAACCTATTAAAGGGACTCGCATTATTGTGCAGCGGGGTGCTGTCAATTCACGCGGCCCAAGCTCAAGAGGTTTTTCAGAATCACGATGTCCTGCCGATTGCCAGCGCGATCGACGATGCGGGCGAGATCCAACAGGTCGGATTCAATTCGATGTGTTGCGATGGGAATTGCGACAACTGTGATATCTGTCAAACATCTCCATGCGACGACGGATTCGCCGACGCGCTATGCACACCTCCATGGTGGGCTCACCGCACCGGCGTGTTCGGCGAGTTTCTGTACCTGCGACCGGGCGACACCGATACTGTCTATGCGATCGAACAGAACGACACGACGGCGGGCGCGTTTCCGACCGGACCGATCGGGACGACAGCCGTCGACTTCTCCGCCGGCTTTCGCGTCGGTGCCATGCTAGCGAACACTTATACGACCAGCTTGGTTGTCGCGTACACGCACTGGGAAGGTGACACGCAGGACAGTATCGCCCGCAACGGCACCAATGTCTTGAACTCGCAGATCATTCATCCGAGCACCTTGACCACTGGCGGCAACAGCTTGCGATCGAGTGCGTCGAGCAGCATCAGCTTCGACCAGATCGATGGCATCTATCGCCACAAACTGTTCTGCACCGACACGACGATCTTCAATTGGTCGGGCGGTTTTCGATACGGCCAGATGGAACAGGGGCTGTTGGCTCAACAGGACATTTCGGTAGCAACCGGCTTGGTCACGGTCGACACCGATATCGACTTCAACGGCTTTGGCTTGCTGATGGGAATCGATGCGGAACGCCGCAGCTGCAAGACCGGCATGTTGTGTTACACCAAAGGCGTAGCGTCGTTCTTGGGAGGCGAATGGACCGGCACCTACCGCCAAGCGAATCAATTTGGTGGCGGCGTCGTCGCAAACCAATACGAAGACTTCCGGATCACGCCCGTCTTGGAAGCCGGACTAGGCGTGGGCTGGCAGAGCGATTCGGGGTGCATCCGCGCCACCGCCGGCTACACCGCGACGTGTTGGTATAACGCCTTGAGCACACGATCGTACGTCGACGCGGTTCGCAGCGGCAGCTACGTTGACGTCGACGAATCGATAGCGTTTGTCGGCTTGACCTCGCAGCTGGAATTCCGATTCTAA
- a CDS encoding 3-keto-disaccharide hydrolase: MNRLSFPGSFLSLATCCLPSLQNKPAVLTVASLVWFSVCGLSVPASAQKGKPDPNVAAAQAVDARLAETAAWADLFNGKDLSGWKGDTAGYVAQDGLLVCKKGAKLLLTEKEYSDFAFQFDFKLEPSGNNGIGIRVPEGGHPSTDGMEIQILDHDGDKYSTQIDLGNGKTRSVNQLKPWQYHGSVYGIYPAKTGYLKPVGEWNTQTIVAIDDHIIVILNGAVIVDVFLDDQLPIDGKAHPGKDARKGHLVLAGHNDRVEFKNLRIADYSVSPPRPQSETDNTPPAGFVSLFNGQDLSGWKGLADKNANKRRSLSGEALATAQAAADEVMQAHWSVVEGVLTYDGKGQSLCTDKDYGDFELYVDWKIPPGADSGLYLRGTPQVQIWDPWDPRVKPGQSPPADPQAWVAAYTNGRNLGSGGLWNNRRWRNAPTMLADNPPGQWNTFFIRMVGEKVSIWLNEKLIVDRVKLENYWDRSGKQPLARADQIELQHHGSELFFKNIYLRQLPY, translated from the coding sequence ATGAATAGGTTGAGCTTCCCTGGTTCGTTTCTATCCCTTGCCACGTGTTGTTTGCCGTCGCTGCAAAACAAGCCGGCCGTTCTGACTGTCGCCAGTTTGGTCTGGTTTTCGGTTTGCGGGCTGTCGGTTCCCGCTTCCGCTCAGAAGGGCAAGCCCGATCCCAACGTGGCGGCTGCTCAAGCGGTCGATGCTCGGTTGGCGGAAACCGCCGCTTGGGCTGATCTGTTTAATGGGAAAGATCTCAGTGGCTGGAAGGGAGACACCGCCGGCTACGTCGCGCAGGACGGCCTGCTCGTATGTAAGAAAGGTGCCAAGTTGCTGCTCACCGAAAAGGAGTATTCCGACTTTGCCTTCCAGTTCGATTTCAAATTGGAGCCCAGCGGAAACAACGGCATCGGGATTCGCGTTCCCGAAGGTGGTCATCCGTCGACCGACGGCATGGAGATTCAGATCCTCGACCACGATGGCGACAAATACAGCACGCAAATCGATCTCGGCAACGGAAAAACGCGATCGGTGAACCAATTGAAGCCGTGGCAATACCATGGTTCGGTCTACGGAATCTATCCAGCCAAAACGGGATACCTGAAACCTGTCGGGGAATGGAACACGCAAACCATCGTGGCGATCGACGACCACATCATCGTGATCCTCAATGGGGCGGTGATCGTCGACGTTTTCCTCGACGATCAGCTGCCGATCGATGGCAAGGCACACCCGGGCAAAGACGCTCGCAAGGGGCATCTGGTGTTGGCCGGCCACAACGACCGCGTCGAATTCAAGAACCTCCGCATCGCCGACTACAGCGTCTCGCCGCCACGCCCTCAATCGGAGACCGACAACACGCCGCCGGCAGGTTTTGTCAGCCTCTTTAATGGCCAGGACCTCAGCGGTTGGAAGGGGCTCGCCGACAAGAACGCCAACAAACGTCGCAGTCTGTCCGGCGAGGCGCTAGCGACTGCGCAAGCCGCCGCCGACGAAGTAATGCAGGCTCACTGGAGCGTCGTCGAGGGCGTGCTCACCTACGATGGCAAAGGCCAAAGTCTGTGCACCGACAAAGATTACGGCGATTTCGAGCTGTACGTCGATTGGAAGATCCCGCCGGGGGCCGATTCGGGGCTTTATCTGCGAGGCACGCCGCAGGTTCAGATCTGGGATCCTTGGGATCCGCGGGTAAAACCGGGCCAGTCGCCGCCAGCGGATCCGCAAGCTTGGGTTGCCGCCTACACCAACGGTCGCAATCTCGGCTCCGGCGGCCTCTGGAACAATCGCCGTTGGCGAAACGCGCCGACGATGCTCGCCGACAATCCGCCGGGGCAATGGAACACGTTTTTCATTCGAATGGTTGGGGAGAAGGTCAGCATCTGGTTGAACGAAAAACTGATCGTCGACCGCGTGAAATTGGAAAACTACTGGGATCGATCGGGCAAGCAGCCGTTGGCTCGAGCCGACCAGATCGAGCTGCAGCACCATGGCAGCGAGCTGTTTTTCAAGAACATCTATCTCCGGCAGCTCCCCTACTGA
- a CDS encoding DUF7133 domain-containing protein, with the protein MNKRFCFRPGLLCQAILLTQFFSLAASAGGEESKSKEPAGRPPLRALLIAGGCCHDYAGQQAVIAKEISARANVRVDVYWTDDKTVTPPFPLFERLDWADGYDVIIHDECAAGIRDQAIVNRILQVHQKIPAVHLHCAMHSFRTGGDAWFRHLGLQSNSHGPQKPIAVRYVDPQHPITRTLTDWTTINEELYNNVKVFDAKPLAMGKQVVGKDGKEEVVDAIVAWTTERDGIRGFSTTLGHNTATVADEKYMDLITRGLLWACDRLTEEDLQPYSGPNKVTFIDSKLRPSSDGPADVMPNDATLVRMSSSSTQTGHPLAHAIDGSDQTRWCAANGSYPQWIQFEFEQPRAVAQIGLKWESNHIYRYRVEGSNDAKTWTMLLDQTDNQNREDGPHEIAQPKAFKFLRLTGVGCSSGGNWCSIREIRLNGEGINALWPADPDGEPQAFKPLAAELYTSFGNSPPEIRPLSPEREAEILKDVRVADGFEATIFAAPPAVNYPVFVAAAPEGTLYVSSDGNGSLGRDPERGRVIRLRDLDGDGRADETKTFCTVDAPRGLVWDRDRLYLMHPPHLSEFIDHDLDGIADEQNILVRDLAFGYDKRPADHTTNGVSLGADGWLYIAGGDFGFMNAVGRDGRKLQHRGGGVIRVRTDGTGLEVYSTGTRNILEVAISPRMDLFARDNTNDGGGWDVRLHHFTGMDDHGYPRLYKNFADECVAPLADYGGGSGCGAVYLDEPGFGQWNDAPLTADWGTGGLYRHTVEPKGSTFVETAPPKPIVKMTRPTDADVDGNSGLYVASWRGATFKWEGPNVGYIVRVTPKDFQPEPMIDFAKASDEDLVAALESTSYRRRIAAQRELKHRNHPAAEKLLADAKQARSSDRNLVEHLQTDASDDELIKALASTDPVVVHVAIRTLAHRGSSEVCWRAIDGDKLAADAAFRALAMMHSPDVVDSLIECLAKADATADRRAILATLCRLHFHEGVWNGQSWGTRPDTRGPYYQPEPWEATPRIAATLKAELAKASGDEAAWLVQTMTANRIESTEALDRLLQLAASDPSLISTAVTQLAAARDVSPAGLALLTRAANSSETSPATLAEAVAALTKVEGPDAVAAIVTAMDSLSKVSGARDPLKSATAAFLKSPKLDQYAAALVALANDPARQASLWADAGLIALAEQKDRSPETREVAREAIDSVWVKASDRAARLIRAAAATDSHLLDEQILASINASDAPLAEAAKAAAKRLKLKPRPADMSPKVSSLAIEAALQQAVAKPGDVSWGKQVFAKANCTACHTISKDEPQKGPFLGNIARTYKRPELAAAILQPSKTIAQGFVTNVIVTLDGDTSTGFVTNEQSDRVTLRDHQAKEYTVMKDDIEIRKTLPTSVMPDGLMNTYSVHDLASLLDYLQSLSE; encoded by the coding sequence ATGAACAAACGTTTTTGCTTCCGCCCGGGACTGCTCTGCCAAGCGATTCTGCTTACCCAGTTTTTTTCGCTCGCCGCCAGCGCCGGCGGCGAAGAAAGTAAATCAAAAGAGCCAGCGGGCCGTCCTCCGCTGCGAGCTCTTCTGATCGCCGGCGGTTGCTGCCACGATTACGCCGGTCAACAAGCGGTGATCGCCAAAGAGATCTCGGCCCGCGCGAACGTTCGTGTCGACGTCTACTGGACCGACGACAAGACCGTCACGCCGCCGTTCCCGCTGTTCGAACGATTGGACTGGGCCGATGGTTACGACGTGATCATCCACGACGAATGCGCCGCGGGGATCCGAGACCAAGCGATCGTCAACCGGATCCTGCAGGTGCATCAAAAGATCCCGGCGGTTCATCTGCATTGTGCCATGCACAGCTTCCGCACCGGCGGCGACGCCTGGTTCCGGCACCTGGGACTGCAATCGAATTCGCACGGCCCACAGAAACCAATCGCAGTCCGATACGTCGACCCGCAGCATCCGATCACCAGGACGCTGACCGATTGGACGACGATCAACGAAGAGCTGTACAACAACGTCAAAGTCTTCGACGCCAAACCGCTGGCGATGGGCAAACAGGTCGTTGGCAAGGACGGCAAAGAAGAAGTGGTCGATGCGATCGTCGCCTGGACGACCGAACGAGATGGCATCCGCGGCTTCAGCACCACGCTGGGACACAACACCGCCACGGTCGCCGATGAAAAATACATGGACCTCATAACTCGCGGTTTACTGTGGGCTTGCGATCGGTTGACCGAAGAAGATTTGCAGCCTTACAGCGGACCGAACAAGGTCACGTTCATCGATTCCAAGCTGCGTCCATCCAGCGACGGGCCTGCCGATGTGATGCCCAACGATGCGACGTTGGTGCGGATGAGTTCTTCGAGCACGCAGACCGGGCACCCGTTGGCGCATGCCATCGACGGTTCGGATCAGACGCGGTGGTGTGCCGCCAATGGTAGTTATCCCCAGTGGATTCAATTCGAATTCGAACAGCCGCGAGCGGTCGCGCAGATCGGATTGAAGTGGGAATCCAATCACATCTATCGATACCGCGTCGAGGGATCGAACGACGCCAAAACATGGACGATGCTGTTGGATCAAACCGACAATCAAAACCGGGAGGACGGGCCGCACGAGATCGCCCAACCGAAGGCGTTCAAATTTCTGCGGCTAACGGGAGTTGGTTGTTCCAGCGGCGGCAACTGGTGCAGCATCCGCGAGATCCGGTTGAACGGGGAAGGGATCAACGCGTTGTGGCCCGCCGATCCCGATGGGGAACCGCAGGCGTTCAAACCTCTCGCGGCAGAACTTTACACATCCTTCGGAAACTCACCGCCCGAGATCCGGCCCCTTTCGCCCGAGCGGGAGGCGGAGATTCTCAAGGACGTCAGGGTGGCCGATGGCTTTGAAGCGACCATTTTCGCCGCTCCGCCGGCCGTCAATTATCCCGTCTTCGTCGCCGCGGCACCTGAAGGAACGTTGTACGTCAGTTCCGATGGCAACGGTTCGCTGGGACGCGATCCCGAACGGGGCCGCGTGATCCGGTTGCGCGATCTCGATGGCGACGGTCGCGCCGACGAAACGAAGACGTTCTGCACCGTCGACGCGCCGCGCGGGCTCGTCTGGGATCGCGACCGTTTGTATCTGATGCACCCGCCGCATTTGAGTGAGTTCATCGATCACGACCTCGATGGGATCGCCGATGAGCAAAACATATTGGTCCGCGACTTGGCGTTTGGTTACGACAAACGCCCCGCCGATCACACAACCAACGGTGTCAGTCTGGGGGCCGACGGATGGTTGTACATCGCCGGCGGAGATTTTGGATTTATGAACGCCGTCGGTCGCGATGGTCGCAAGCTGCAACATCGCGGTGGCGGCGTGATCCGCGTCCGCACCGATGGGACCGGATTGGAAGTTTATTCGACCGGCACGCGGAATATCTTGGAGGTGGCGATCAGTCCGCGGATGGATCTGTTCGCTCGCGACAACACCAACGATGGTGGCGGTTGGGATGTGCGACTGCATCACTTCACCGGGATGGACGACCACGGGTACCCGCGTTTGTACAAGAACTTCGCTGACGAGTGCGTTGCGCCGCTGGCCGATTACGGTGGCGGTTCGGGATGTGGCGCGGTCTATCTGGACGAACCTGGCTTTGGCCAATGGAACGACGCTCCGCTGACTGCCGACTGGGGAACCGGTGGCTTGTATCGACACACGGTGGAGCCCAAAGGATCAACCTTTGTCGAAACCGCTCCGCCCAAACCGATCGTAAAAATGACTCGCCCGACCGACGCCGACGTCGATGGAAACAGCGGTCTGTATGTCGCTAGCTGGCGTGGGGCAACGTTTAAATGGGAAGGACCCAATGTCGGCTACATCGTTCGCGTGACGCCGAAGGATTTCCAGCCCGAGCCGATGATCGACTTTGCCAAAGCTTCGGACGAAGACCTTGTCGCTGCACTGGAATCGACCAGCTACCGTCGCCGGATCGCGGCACAGCGGGAACTGAAGCATCGCAATCATCCCGCCGCGGAAAAGTTGTTGGCCGACGCCAAGCAGGCGCGCTCGAGCGACCGGAACCTTGTCGAACACTTGCAGACCGACGCCAGCGACGACGAACTGATCAAGGCTCTCGCTTCGACCGACCCGGTGGTCGTGCATGTCGCCATCCGCACGTTGGCTCATCGCGGCAGCAGCGAGGTCTGCTGGCGAGCGATCGACGGCGACAAGCTTGCCGCCGACGCAGCCTTTCGCGCCCTGGCGATGATGCATTCGCCCGACGTTGTCGACAGTTTGATCGAATGTTTGGCGAAAGCCGACGCGACCGCGGATCGCCGGGCGATCCTGGCAACCCTGTGCCGATTGCATTTCCACGAAGGCGTTTGGAACGGGCAATCGTGGGGAACGCGGCCCGATACGCGCGGGCCGTATTATCAACCCGAACCGTGGGAAGCGACGCCTAGGATCGCCGCAACCTTAAAAGCAGAACTGGCGAAGGCTTCTGGAGACGAAGCGGCTTGGTTGGTGCAGACGATGACTGCCAATCGGATCGAATCGACCGAAGCGCTCGACCGACTGTTGCAACTGGCCGCCAGCGACCCCAGCCTGATCTCAACGGCAGTGACTCAATTGGCCGCCGCCAGAGATGTCTCGCCGGCCGGGTTGGCACTGTTAACTCGAGCGGCCAATTCATCGGAGACTTCTCCCGCCACGTTGGCTGAAGCAGTCGCGGCGCTCACGAAAGTCGAAGGGCCCGACGCGGTCGCCGCGATTGTGACCGCGATGGATTCGCTGAGCAAAGTCTCGGGAGCCCGCGACCCGCTGAAGTCGGCGACGGCGGCGTTTCTGAAGTCGCCGAAGCTGGATCAATATGCCGCGGCTTTGGTCGCATTGGCGAACGATCCGGCGCGGCAAGCGAGTCTGTGGGCCGATGCCGGCCTAATCGCATTGGCGGAGCAGAAGGATCGCAGTCCTGAGACGCGCGAGGTCGCCCGCGAAGCGATCGACAGCGTTTGGGTGAAGGCCAGCGACCGAGCCGCGCGGTTGATCCGAGCCGCCGCGGCAACGGACAGCCATCTGTTGGACGAACAGATTTTGGCTTCGATCAATGCTTCGGATGCACCGCTGGCGGAAGCTGCCAAGGCGGCGGCGAAGCGGTTGAAACTGAAACCGCGGCCGGCCGATATGTCGCCGAAAGTGAGCTCGTTGGCGATCGAAGCGGCGTTGCAACAAGCGGTTGCGAAACCGGGAGATGTCAGCTGGGGCAAGCAGGTCTTCGCCAAAGCCAACTGCACCGCATGCCACACGATCAGCAAAGACGAACCTCAGAAGGGGCCGTTCCTGGGGAATATCGCTCGCACCTACAAGCGTCCCGAACTGGCCGCGGCGATCTTGCAGCCGAGCAAGACGATCGCTCAAGGCTTCGTGACCAACGTGATCGTGACGCTCGACGGCGACACGTCAACCGGTTTTGTGACCAACGAGCAGAGCGACCGCGTGACGTTGCGCGACCATCAGGCCAAGGAGTACACGGTCATGAAGGACGACATCGAGATCCGCAAAACGCTGCCGACCTCGGTGATGCCCGACGGCCTGATGAACACCTACAGCGTGCACGATCTCGCATCGCTGTTGGACTATCTGCAATCACTCAGCGAGTGA